TCACCTTTCAATATCTTGATAAATAACGTGCAATTTCATTTCGGTGAGAATCTGCAACAGGGAGTCAAATTTGGATGTCTTATAACACGCAGTACAGATTCCTTCAGCTGTTGTTCTGCCATCTTATTATCCCGATAATATATCCTATTCGCATTATTCAGGTTTGGATTTCTTAAATTGTCCTGACTTTGCGCACAATTTGCTCAAGTTCATCACGATGCGATATTAAGGAACAAGGTCCCTTGCCATCTTCAAGCAACTTATTGTCGCGTATCTCTCTAAAAAGCCGACTTTTCAAACCTTCTTTTAGTGTCGAATATCTCATGTTGTGTGTTGAGACATTTGTTATCGGACATGGTGTAAGGTCTCCCAATGCATTGACGTGTATGAACCCTCTACCTGCAGAAACACATCCACCAAATGGTTCCTCATCGCCCGGTGAATGAATTATGAAAATTGGTTTTTCATCCTTATACTCAAGTATCTTTTTTCTAAACAGTTGTCTTTGATCTGTAGTCAATGATTTTCCATCTTCTTCCGCACCAATATATTCAATGAAAAAACACAACTTCGCACCAAGTTCTATGAAGTAATCAATATTGTTGTCGACCATCCAGTATTCATAATTATCTTTTGTGACTGTGATCGATATGCCACTGAGTACACCTTGTTTAGAAAGGTTTTTCAGTGTTGTCAATACTTTTTTGTAAACTTTTTCACCTCTTCTTTGATTCGTGAGTCTTTCATCACCTTCTAAACTCAGAACAATGGCTAAGTTTGATGTTTTTTTCAAAAACTGCAATTGTTCGTTGTTAATACAGGTTCCATTGGTAAAAATGGCAAAAACTCGATCTTTATTGGATGCAATCAAATCCAGTAAGTCCTTCATCAAAAATGGCTCTCCCCCTGCTATCAAAAAGGCAAAGACACCAAGTTGTTTTGCTTGATTTATTATCTTTTGCCAATCTGAAAGTGTCATCTGTTCTCCTTTGAGTTTTTCGACAAAACATCCTTGACACTGCAAATTGCAATTGTTGGTTATGCTCAATATCATTACGGGTGGCACTAATAGATTTTCATTTGAAAGCAATTGTTGTCGAGTTGACTCGCATTGTCGAAATGCTCTCAGTAGTACTGAAGCATTGGCAAGATACCTTGGGTTTTTAAAGAGCCACGGTATGAGAACCTTTGAGAATCTTGGGCTCACAAGGTTTTTTAAGGCAGCTTCTAACTTCATAATATCCCCCGTTGTGTTAAGTATAACAGCCACGATCACCACGTTGAATAAGATTCTGTAATGATACACAAAAAGAATGATTTTGCCATAGAAAGTCATCGATTCGACAAAATCAAGTATGTAGTAAATCTATGAAACACTCAATGTTTTTCTTGTTCAATTATCTTGCCATCTCTTATGACAAGAACACGATTAGCCCTCTTTGCTATACGTTCATCGTGAGTGACGATCACTAATGTTGTATT
The DNA window shown above is from Thermotoga profunda AZM34c06 and carries:
- a CDS encoding radical SAM protein, with protein sequence MTFYGKIILFVYHYRILFNVVIVAVILNTTGDIMKLEAALKNLVSPRFSKVLIPWLFKNPRYLANASVLLRAFRQCESTRQQLLSNENLLVPPVMILSITNNCNLQCQGCFVEKLKGEQMTLSDWQKIINQAKQLGVFAFLIAGGEPFLMKDLLDLIASNKDRVFAIFTNGTCINNEQLQFLKKTSNLAIVLSLEGDERLTNQRRGEKVYKKVLTTLKNLSKQGVLSGISITVTKDNYEYWMVDNNIDYFIELGAKLCFFIEYIGAEEDGKSLTTDQRQLFRKKILEYKDEKPIFIIHSPGDEEPFGGCVSAGRGFIHVNALGDLTPCPITNVSTHNMRYSTLKEGLKSRLFREIRDNKLLEDGKGPCSLISHRDELEQIVRKVRTI